A DNA window from Arachis duranensis cultivar V14167 chromosome 3, aradu.V14167.gnm2.J7QH, whole genome shotgun sequence contains the following coding sequences:
- the LOC127745688 gene encoding uncharacterized protein LOC127745688 — GDHVFLKVTPTMGVGRAIKTKKLNPRYIGPFQILERIGPVAYRMALPPYLSNLHDVFHVSQLRKYTPDASHVLEPESVQLREDLTLPVAPVRIDDTSIRRLHGKEVSLVKVAWSRGGVEEHTWELESEMRTDYPH; from the coding sequence ggagaccatgttttccttaaggttactccgaccatgggagtaggtagggcgattaaaacaaagaagttgaatcctcgatacattggtccatttcaaatcctggagaggattggaccggtggcgtatcggatggctctaccaccttatctttcgaatctgcacgacgtgtttcacgtgtcacagcttcggaagtacacacCTGATGCTAGtcatgtgttagaacctgagtcggttcagttaagggaagatttgacgcttccagtggctccggtcagaatcgatgatactagtatcagaCGGTTGcatggaaaagaggtttcattagtcaaagtggcatggagtcgaggcggtgttgaggaacacacttgggaacttgagtcggagatgcgaacggattatccgcac